The following DNA comes from Miscanthus floridulus cultivar M001 chromosome 5, ASM1932011v1, whole genome shotgun sequence.
GTAAGCGCTCTCTTCCTCCCCCTCATCACTTGATGACCAGTTTCTTCAGCCAAATCAAATCGCCTAGCTAAATAGTGTTATTAcggatgttgcatatgcaatCAGTAGAAACTTTGCTAGATCATCTGTTACACTGATTTGAGCCTTTCCAACATGATTTGTTTCTTTAAGGCGTCCTGATTTCATTTCCACCTTCTACGAGCATAATTTAATATAAGCTCCTGTTTTTTCTAGCTTAAATTCTAATCTTTTTTAATCAACCTGTCGTTGATATTTTGTCGACGCATTGGTGGTAAGTTGTGGATACCATTTCCTGCTGTGAATTGGAGGCTTGCGATGCAACCGCAGCTTCGGTGTGGTGTGCTCGAGGTCAATGCACAGCTTTCTTTTACCTGTAGCGGTCTGGTCAGCAATTGGGGAGGAGACAAGTCAAAATGTTGGGCTAAGCGTGCCTCCATAATCCTATAGCTTAGTGCTGAGCTCAGGAAAAAGTAGTCATCTTTGCTGGGAGCATTTGTCTAAAGCTTTATTGTGCGTGGTTTGAAATTGAACAGGGGGCCAGGGCCACGTGGGCTGCTCCGATTGGCCAGCGTAGTTTGACTTCAGTTAGGCTTACGAGTAGTTATTTTTATTTGGTTGCGAGATCTATGTCATGGTGTTAATTTTGAGGGTTATGTTCCAACAGTGGCACCCTCGCGGCCTCGCTTTCATGTGCGTTAAAGTTGCATTTTTCAGAAGGTGCTGTTCTGCCCCCAATCTTTTCTTTTCAGTGTTTTCTTGTGACATTTCTGTTTCGTTTTTATTTACCAACCTTTTTATTTATAACTATTATATTTTAAAAAACCTTTTTGGGGAGGGTGAAAGTAATAAAGCAAAATTCAATTACTAGAGTAGCTTATATCGCAAGGATAACTAAATGTTGCAACCTCCCGTGGAACAGAACCAAAGTAGGCATCAAAGCATATCTTAGGTTCCTTCCAAAGCAGTAATCTTGAAGAGCAGTGCAAGCATTTACGTAGCAAGCAATGCTATTCCTTTGCCATTTCGGGGTAATCTTGAGACTTACAGTGGGATGGATCATCATAGAGTACCGATCATTCAAAGCATCCACCTTCTAGCTATCTAGGCCCCCTTTTTGTGTGGATGCGTAGGCTTGTAGCCATCGAGGCTGGCAATAAGAATTGCTTTGCGATGCAGGGATTCCAAGAACAAGGCCGGGGCGAGGAGCTGGTGAGGCTGGAGGAGATCGGGACAGCCATGATAAGCCTGGAGGAGTGCTGCTGGGAGATGCAACTGCAACAGCAACGCCAGCAGCTGGTGGTTGTCCCCATCAGAGTCAGGAAGGACGGATGGGCAAGTGATGCCATGCTTTATGTAAGCGCGATCTTCTCCGGCTCGCTTTTTCCCCACCCTCCCCCTCCCCTTTCAATTGCCTTGCCGGCCATTTGCAGTTTTAGTGGAATTGCTTTGGATTTGGATAATAGATATGACATGTTTGGTGGAAATGACATGTTCTAATGAAAGAAGTGTGTGGTTAATTGTTCAGGTGAACGTGGAGCTCGTGGATGCGAACACGCGCTCGGACATAGAAAGGGCAGTTTCGTTTAGGGAGAAGCCGAGAACGAACATGGCGCCACGGCTGACAGTTCGAGACAGCCGGAAGAGCTTGGAGGCAGCGACGTACGATGATGTTCTTGATCTGAAGCAGCTGCTTGATCTGGCCGAGAAGGAAGGCCGGGTGGCAGTGTACGGGAACAAAAGGAACTCAGACACCAGCAGCGTGAGCAGCatcagcagtagcagtagcagcagcagcagcacgattAGCATCAGCAGTGCTAGCACCAGCGGCGGCGCGAGCCCAGAGCCGGCATCAACGTCGAAACGCCGGttcctgccatggatgaggaggagcagAGACTTCGACAAGAGGAGCACCGAGTCGCTCTCCCAAGAACTGCCTATGAAGTGCATGGTGAGCTTTTGGCACCTGATGAAATGAAATGTTCCTCGTCATGTGCACCGGCACTAACCGTGTCACGACGACGAATCTGTGTGTAGGATGACGATCCGGCCGGCAGCTGGGAGACGCACGAGTTCACGAGCAGGGACGCCGAGACGAAGCTCAGGACGCCGGTGTTCTTCGCGTCCATCGACCAGCGCGACGACAGCGCCGGCGGGGAGAGCGCGTGCACGGCGCTCGTCGCCGTCCTCGCGGCGGCACTCCACGCCAACCACCCGACGATGCCCACGCGGCCGGAGCTGGACGCGCTCATCCGGGGCGGCTCGTCGGAGTGGAGGAAGCTCTGCGACGACGAGGCGCACATGGCCCAGTTCCCGAACCGGCACTTCGACCTGGACACCGTCCTCGCATCCCGGACGCGGCCCATCGCGGTGCAGCACGACAGGGCCTTCGTCGGCTTCTTCCAGCCAGAGAGCTTCGCGTCGCTGTCCGGCGCCATGTCGTTCGACGACATCTGGCGCGAGATCAACGGCGGTGAACGCGAGCCGGGCCGCGCCGACGTGTACATCGTCAGCTGGAACGACCACTTCTTCGTGCTCAAGGTGGAGAGCGACTGCTACTACATCATCGACACGCTCGGCGAGAGGCTGTACGAGGGCTGCGACAAGGCCTACATGCTGAGGTTCGACGGCTCGTCGGAGATGCAGGCCGAGGGCACACAGGAGGTGATCGTCACCGGGAAGGAATGCTGCAGGGAGTTCATCAAGAGATTCTTGGCCGCCATCCCGCTCAGGGAGGAGCTGGAGATCGAGAAAAGGGGCGCCGGCAGCATCGACGGTGGTGGCGCGCCGCACCGGCGGCTGCAGATCGAGTTCCACTTCACAGTCCTGCGAGACGACGATAGATGATCAGTTGGTGATACGACAGCAGTTAGGGGACGTTCCTTCCTCCCTGATTGCAGCATTGTACTAACATAATGTAAATTCATCTGTATATCTGTATACAGTTTAAAAGAAAAAATTTACAGGGTAGGATTGTTGGTTCTGGTTACGGGGGACTTActcgtgtgccattaaaaaagatcgtaatgcTCTGTGTCTAaaaaaaagttcagcggtcttcaacgCCACTGCTCCAATTTTTTGCCATGCCACTGCTGTCAGTTTGAGCTCTCACGTCATCAAACTGCAGGTGTAATAATTTTTtctgagcatcttaacgacttcaaatgaaaaaactcaaaactagaaagttgtagatctcgtcgagatctataatttttatataaaaattatcttcatttaattctgcaaaaaatatgatttgatatgattaatatatcttagaaaaatcatatcttttttgcggaattaaataaagataatttttatatgaaaattatagatctcgacgagatctacaactttctagttttgagtttttttttcatgtgaagtcgttaagatgctcaaaaattttaatgacatatttagacataatggtattttcgacttttcacacctgcagtttgacggcgttagagctcaAACTGACAGCAGTGGCATGGAGAGcacaaaaaagttagagcagtgctcgctgaagaccgctgaactttttcagagACACACAGGACATTACGAtctttttttaatggcacacaaggaatTCCTCCTTTACGATTTAGATAGGAAACAGAACATGGAGAGGAAAATACAGGATACAAGAGTGCTGGTTGAGTACTTTTGTTTTGGCTGGGATTTGGGTCTATCTCACCCCTGCAATACCATTTTGTAGGCTAGCTCAGTATTATATGAATTTTACTTCTGTTGAATGATGATTCAGGTGGGCAAGCTCCTCTTCTTCCTACTAAAAAAAGAAAACTTGTCGCGGTAAATCACAGTGAACGGGTCCTGAGCTCCTGGCTCGTTCATTTTAATACGTAAATTTCCTATCAAGAAACCATCCTGTGACCTTACACTCAAGAATCATGACTGCAGACATACATCTTTATAACTACAATATCAGATGTCAGCTATCCTGAATCTGTATATGGGCCTATAAACTATTCATTCAGGTATATACACAGGTTGCAGGGGAGCTAGTCAGTTAATGATCGCACGCTGCATATCCAAGCTCAGGTCAGCACATCAGACTTGTGTCCTCCGTATGCTATGGTTTGCTAGTTGCTACCATTCAACCGGACTTCCTCCATAACATCAAGCTCCAACAGCGGCAAAACCTCTGTGTTTTGAACTCACAGCAGAGGAAGCAGCGTGTTCTTCTGCAGGGCCTGCAAGAAGGCAGCAAGAGTCTATCCGGCTCAGGGCCCAGTTACATGGGCGAGACAGGAGGGTTGCAATTGCCAAATGCTGTTGGCACACGTGCAAATATCTGGCTCCTTATGATACCGATGAATCTCTTTATTTCTTCATAGACTGCGAGGTTCTCTGGATAGCTTGGACGCAGCATTGACAAAGCGTGCTCCAAGACACCTGCTATGCTATCAAATTCATGCCACGAGTCGCTAAGGTGCTGCACAAAATTGGAACAGGAACATAAGAGATGAAAATAGCTTCTAACCAGTCTCGATAACAAGACATGTCAGTATTTTACCTTGATTGAAAGAGCCGTTGCGATGCATTTTGATATCAGGTCAGATGGATGTTGCGTGCTACGAGCAGATTCAGAACCTGGGCCTACACAACCTGTCGCTTGATTTGACATGCATAACTTTTCATCGTCTCTACCTCCAGAGTTTGCCTATATACCACATAAGCTTATCAAATGAAACTATGAGCAACATGTTGCACAGAGTCCAGTAATTGCCAGCTAGGTTTTAACATACCTGCATTTCTTCATCAACCATCTGCCTGGCTTGTGATAGTGATCTTTCTACAAATGCAGCTATAAATGACTCTAGCTCATCGTTGTGACCAGCATTATTGTCTGGGCAATCTCTAGATATTGTAGGGCCATCAGATGTACTCCTATATGGTGGTCTTTCATTATTTACAATAGATTCTGCCTGCAAATGAAGCATCAACAAAAACTTAGCCCTGAGATACTAATCATGATAATTGCATTTTATGGATGAGTGGAGGGCTAAGCACTGCTATGTGAATATATAGTTACTTAGCCTGAGCAAGTACTATATGTTGAACCTCACTCTAGAAATTATGAACCCTGAggaaaagaatttttt
Coding sequences within:
- the LOC136449453 gene encoding uncharacterized protein, translated to MVVARKQHPPPPHAGGARRRGGGGVRVGPARLEGLPAAWPGAAAVKVKWPAPGGALSQMLTGRWARGVTAVEAVGAGGTVRWEPRDGNRFRLDVVDPAGARGRPERGVFFSVLYGFQEQGRGEELVRLEEIGTAMISLEECCWEMQLQQQRQQLVVVPIRVRKDGWASDAMLYVNVELVDANTRSDIERAVSFREKPRTNMAPRLTVRDSRKSLEAATYDDVLDLKQLLDLAEKEGRVAVYGNKRNSDTSSVSSISSSSSSSSSTISISSASTSGGASPEPASTSKRRFLPWMRRSRDFDKRSTESLSQELPMKCMDDDPAGSWETHEFTSRDAETKLRTPVFFASIDQRDDSAGGESACTALVAVLAAALHANHPTMPTRPELDALIRGGSSEWRKLCDDEAHMAQFPNRHFDLDTVLASRTRPIAVQHDRAFVGFFQPESFASLSGAMSFDDIWREINGGEREPGRADVYIVSWNDHFFVLKVESDCYYIIDTLGERLYEGCDKAYMLRFDGSSEMQAEGTQEVIVTGKECCREFIKRFLAAIPLREELEIEKRGAGSIDGGGAPHRRLQIEFHFTVLRDDDR